Proteins from a single region of Myxococcota bacterium:
- a CDS encoding MOSC domain-containing protein: MKAIGRVRDIWRYPVKSMAGERLDEAFVDAGGIPGDRGWAVRDERRGGIRGAKKIAGLMRLSARYLETPTRAEPRVPEIGLPDGSRVRADAPDAAARVSAAVETPVTLWPLLPESEREHYRRGPPDHKDVLTELRSIFGRTPDEPLPDLSNLPRELFEFESLPGTYFDAFPLHLVSTASLDALAKAAPGSRVDVRRFRPNFVVETGPGLAGFADADWAGKRLRIGDLELGGDSIATVRCVMVTHGFADLPKDPTILRAIVRAANQTLGLYARPRGEARVRVGDEVVLLD, translated from the coding sequence ATGAAGGCGATCGGACGCGTGCGAGACATCTGGCGCTATCCCGTGAAGTCGATGGCCGGGGAGCGGCTCGACGAGGCGTTCGTCGACGCCGGCGGCATTCCGGGCGACCGCGGCTGGGCGGTGCGCGACGAGCGTCGCGGCGGGATCCGCGGCGCGAAGAAGATCGCGGGACTGATGCGCCTCTCCGCGCGCTATCTCGAGACGCCCACGCGCGCCGAGCCGCGCGTGCCCGAGATCGGGCTGCCGGACGGCTCGCGCGTGCGCGCCGACGCGCCCGACGCCGCCGCGCGCGTGTCGGCGGCGGTGGAGACACCGGTCACCCTGTGGCCACTCCTGCCCGAGAGCGAACGCGAGCACTACCGGCGCGGCCCGCCCGACCACAAGGACGTGCTCACGGAGCTGCGCTCGATCTTCGGCCGCACGCCCGACGAGCCGCTGCCCGACCTGTCGAACCTGCCGCGCGAGCTGTTCGAGTTCGAGTCACTGCCCGGCACCTACTTCGACGCCTTCCCGCTGCACCTGGTCTCGACCGCCTCGCTCGACGCGCTGGCCAAGGCCGCGCCCGGCTCGCGCGTCGACGTGCGCCGCTTCCGGCCGAACTTCGTGGTCGAGACCGGCCCCGGGCTGGCCGGCTTCGCCGACGCCGACTGGGCCGGCAAGCGCCTGCGCATCGGCGACCTCGAGCTGGGCGGTGACTCGATCGCGACCGTGCGCTGCGTCATGGTGACCCACGGCTTCGCCGACCTGCCCAAGGACCCGACGATCCTGCGCGCGATCGTGCGCGCGGCGAACCAGACGCTCGGACTCTACGCGCGGCCCCGAGGCGAGGCGCGCGTGCGCGTGGGCGACGAGGTGGTGCTGCTCGACTGA
- a CDS encoding GNAT family N-acetyltransferase — protein sequence MEPIELRTERLWLRQWRPSDGAPFAALCADPRVMEFFPATLSRAEAEALAERCRAGIARRGWGLWAVEAPGVTPFAGFVGLDEPGPHVPVAPCVEIGWRLAAEHWGRGYASEAAHAVLQAGFARLGLHEIVSFTAVGNRRSRAVMERIGLHFAGETFEHPSVPEGSPLRTHVVYRLARSTPARKSSTASNAAG from the coding sequence GTGGAGCCGATCGAGCTGCGCACGGAGCGGCTGTGGCTGCGGCAGTGGCGGCCGTCCGACGGGGCGCCGTTCGCCGCGCTGTGCGCAGACCCGCGGGTCATGGAGTTCTTCCCGGCGACTCTCTCGCGCGCCGAGGCCGAGGCCCTGGCCGAGCGCTGCCGCGCCGGCATCGCGCGCCGCGGCTGGGGTCTGTGGGCGGTCGAGGCGCCGGGGGTGACTCCGTTCGCCGGCTTCGTGGGCCTGGACGAGCCGGGCCCGCACGTGCCCGTGGCGCCCTGCGTCGAGATCGGCTGGCGGCTCGCCGCCGAGCACTGGGGCCGCGGCTATGCCAGTGAGGCCGCGCACGCGGTGCTGCAGGCGGGCTTCGCGCGCCTGGGGCTACACGAGATCGTGTCGTTCACGGCCGTGGGCAACCGCCGCTCGCGCGCGGTCATGGAGCGCATCGGCCTGCACTTCGCAGGTGAGACCTTCGAGCACCCCTCGGTGCCCGAAGGCAGCCCGCTGCGCACGCACGTGGTCTACCGGCTCGCGCGGTCCACGCCGGCCAGGAAATCGAGCACCGCGTCGAACGCCGCCGGGTGA
- a CDS encoding adenylate/guanylate cyclase domain-containing protein: protein MSAAQAVTLLLGLGAGACAWLWLRARRANAAARLRLASATAELERLEHAFARFAPMELVERVIATGVPTHGERKEVTVLFADLVGFTPLSESVDPGALVRILNGYFERMSRAITAHQGHISTLIGDGILALFGALETNPWHTNDAARAALAMRGELAGYNDELAAEGLPKLALGIGLHRGTGIAGLVGSHELMQFTVVGTVVSVAARVQGLTREHGVDILVTGEVQRALDPRFSLRALPARALKGISEPVATFTLEAE, encoded by the coding sequence ATGTCGGCCGCGCAGGCAGTCACACTCCTCCTCGGGCTCGGCGCGGGCGCCTGCGCCTGGCTCTGGCTGCGCGCGCGGCGCGCCAACGCGGCCGCGCGGCTCCGGCTCGCCTCGGCCACGGCCGAGCTCGAACGCTTGGAGCACGCCTTCGCGCGCTTCGCGCCCATGGAGCTGGTCGAGCGCGTGATCGCGACCGGCGTTCCGACCCACGGCGAGCGCAAGGAAGTCACGGTGCTGTTCGCCGACCTGGTCGGCTTCACACCGCTCTCCGAGAGCGTCGACCCCGGCGCGCTGGTGCGGATCCTGAACGGCTACTTCGAGCGCATGAGCCGCGCGATCACCGCGCACCAGGGTCACATCTCGACCCTGATCGGTGACGGCATCCTCGCGCTGTTCGGCGCGCTCGAGACCAACCCGTGGCACACCAACGACGCCGCGCGTGCCGCCCTCGCGATGCGCGGCGAGCTGGCGGGCTACAACGACGAGCTGGCCGCAGAGGGCCTGCCCAAGCTCGCGTTGGGTATCGGGCTGCACCGCGGCACGGGCATCGCGGGCCTGGTCGGGAGTCACGAGCTCATGCAGTTCACGGTGGTGGGCACGGTGGTGAGCGTCGCGGCGCGCGTGCAGGGGCTGACGCGCGAGCACGGCGTCGACATCCTCGTGACCGGCGAGGTGCAGCGTGCGCTCGACCCGCGTTTCAGCCTGCGCGCGCTGCCAGCGCGCGCGCTGAAGGGCATCTCCGAGCCGGTGGCGACGTTCACATTGGAGGCAGAGTGA
- a CDS encoding alpha/beta hydrolase yields the protein MPTIRSNGVWLHFDQAGEPSWPTVVLVHGFASSADDSWLATGWVKRLGEARRRTVRVDLRGHGRSDKPYDPAAYSLDTYAADLEELLRYANARSVDLFGYSMGARIALGFLERRPDRLRSVILGGIGANVLQGLPENDAVVAALEAPDASKITSPVGRAFRAFAESRGNDLRALAAVRRGARSLPNRQALSQLSLPALVFGGAKDELIGDFAGIAALIPGARSALIPDADHIGAASHPAAFDAVLDFLAGVDRASR from the coding sequence ATGCCTACGATCCGCTCCAACGGTGTCTGGCTCCACTTCGACCAGGCAGGTGAGCCGTCGTGGCCGACGGTCGTGCTGGTGCACGGCTTCGCGTCGAGCGCCGACGACTCGTGGCTGGCGACCGGCTGGGTGAAGCGGCTGGGCGAGGCGCGCCGGCGCACGGTGCGCGTGGACCTGCGCGGCCACGGCCGCAGCGACAAGCCCTACGACCCGGCCGCCTACTCGCTCGACACCTACGCAGCCGACCTCGAGGAGCTCTTGCGCTACGCCAACGCGCGCAGCGTGGATCTGTTCGGTTACTCGATGGGCGCGCGCATCGCGCTCGGCTTCCTCGAGCGCCGGCCCGACCGGCTGCGCTCGGTCATCCTGGGCGGGATCGGCGCGAACGTGCTGCAGGGATTGCCGGAGAACGACGCCGTGGTGGCGGCGCTCGAGGCGCCGGACGCCAGCAAGATCACGAGCCCCGTGGGCCGTGCCTTCCGCGCGTTCGCCGAGTCACGCGGCAACGACCTGCGCGCGCTCGCCGCGGTGCGGCGCGGGGCGCGCAGCCTGCCCAACCGCCAAGCATTGTCGCAGCTCAGCCTGCCGGCGCTGGTGTTCGGCGGCGCGAAGGACGAGCTGATCGGCGATTTCGCCGGCATCGCGGCGCTGATCCCCGGCGCGCGTTCGGCGCTGATTCCCGACGCCGACCACATCGGCGCGGCGTCTCACCCGGCGGCGTTCGACGCGGTGCTCGATTTCCTGGCCGGCGTGGACCGCGCGAGCCGGTAG